From one Candidatus Eremiobacteraceae bacterium genomic stretch:
- a CDS encoding 4a-hydroxytetrahydrobiopterin dehydratase, producing the protein MSGLSARDCVPCEGGVPPMTATEIEKLLPEIGGWEASGGHHLVKTYAFKNFAEALAFVDRVGAMAEEQWHHPDVHLAWGKVTVELWTHKIDGLTESDFVFAAKCDALRDGG; encoded by the coding sequence ATGAGCGGTCTTTCCGCCCGGGATTGTGTGCCGTGCGAGGGCGGCGTGCCGCCGATGACCGCGACGGAAATCGAAAAACTGTTGCCTGAAATCGGCGGGTGGGAAGCCTCGGGTGGCCATCACCTCGTCAAGACGTACGCGTTCAAGAATTTTGCCGAGGCGTTGGCGTTCGTCGACCGCGTGGGCGCGATGGCCGAAGAACAGTGGCATCATCCCGACGTGCACCTTGCGTGGGGCAAAGTCACGGTGGAGCTATGGACGCATAAGATCGACGGCCTCACCGAAAGCGACTTCGTCTTCGCCGCCAAGTGCGACGCATTGCGTGACGGCGGATAA